From Bacillus basilensis, a single genomic window includes:
- a CDS encoding TetR/AcrR family transcriptional regulator encodes MKIKDSKQTIEKILTVSATLFSEKGFDKTSIQDIVDSIGMSRGAIFHHFKSKEDILDAVIERHLNYTYEMLEQLANSVDSVNSRDKLIKILEILISDKNIHTIDSVLNVQIKNPQFVIQRIKKGVTNEALIFKEIIEQGIADGSIETEYPNECAEVFMFLINIWTNPVLFNRKKTETIRRLIFMQYMMRQLGVDIVSDKLIESLMENYPNVEDGDIDE; translated from the coding sequence ATGAAAATTAAAGATTCAAAGCAAACAATTGAAAAAATATTAACGGTGTCAGCAACGCTGTTTAGTGAGAAGGGATTTGATAAAACGAGTATACAAGATATTGTTGATTCTATTGGAATGTCACGTGGTGCTATTTTTCATCATTTTAAGTCGAAAGAAGATATATTAGATGCAGTCATAGAACGACATTTAAATTATACTTACGAGATGTTGGAGCAATTAGCTAACAGCGTTGATTCAGTAAATAGTAGGGATAAGCTGATAAAAATCTTAGAGATACTTATATCAGACAAGAATATTCATACGATTGATAGTGTTCTAAATGTCCAAATTAAAAATCCACAGTTTGTTATTCAAAGAATAAAAAAAGGTGTAACAAATGAAGCGTTAATTTTTAAAGAAATTATAGAACAAGGGATAGCTGATGGATCAATTGAAACTGAATATCCTAATGAATGTGCAGAAGTTTTTATGTTTTTGATAAATATTTGGACGAATCCAGTTCTATTTAATCGTAAAAAAACAGAAACAATTAGGCGGCTGATTTTTATGCAATATATGATGAGGCAACTAGGTGTTGATATTGTGAGTGACAAATTAATAGAATCACTTATGGAGAATTATCCGAATGTAGAAGATGGTGATATAGATGAATAG